The following DNA comes from Cellulomonas soli.
AGCGTGGCCAGGCCGGCCGCGGTCGCCACCGGGTTCCCCGACAGGGTCCCCGCCTGGTAGACGGGCCCGAGCGGTGCGAGCTGCTCCATGACGTCGACCCGACCCGCGACGGCCGCCACGGGCAGGCCGCCGCCGATGACCTTGCCGAAGGTCAGCAGGTCGGGCTCCCAGCCCTCGGCCTGACCCTCGAAGCCCCACCAGCCGGCCGGGCCGACCCGGAAGCCGGTGAGCACCTCGTCCTGCACGAACAGGGCACCGTGCTCGTGCGCGATCCGGCGGACCTCGCCGTTGAAGCCGGGCAGCGGCGGCACCACACCCATGTTGGCGGGCGCGGCCTCGGTGATGACCGCGGCGATCCGCTCGCCGTGCTCGGCGAACGCAGCGGCGACGGCGTCCAGGTCGTTGTACGGCACGACGATCGTCTCGGCCGCGACGGCGGCGCTCACACCGGCCGACCCGGGCAGGGCGAGCGTGGCCAGGCCGGAGCCGGCCGCCACGAGCAGCGCGTCGACGTGACCGTGGTAGCAGCCGGCGAACTTCAGCACGAGGTCACGGCCGGTGAACCCACGGGCCAGCCGCAGGGCCGTCATCGTGGCCTCGGTGCCGGTCGAGACCAGGCGGACGCGGTGCGCGGCCGGGACCCGACGGCGGATCTCCTCGGCCAGCTCGCCCTCGGTGACGGTCGGCGCACCGAAGCTCAGACCGCGGGACACGGCCTCGTGCACGGCGTCGAGCACGACCGGGTGCCCGTGGCCCAGCAACGCGGGACCCCACGAGCCGACCAGGTCGACGTACTCGTGCCCGTCGACGTCGGTCACGTACGCGCCGAGGGCCGATGCCAGGAAGCGGGGTGTCCCGCCGACCGAGCCGAACGCCCGCACGGGGGAGTTCACCCCTCCGGGGATCACCCCCTGCGCCTGCCGGAACGCGTCCTCGCTGGTCGTCGTCCGCCCATCCATGGTGTCGGACCCGAGCTCACTCATCGCTTCTCCTCTGCCAGCCATCCGGCCAGCTCCGTAGCCCAGTAGGTGAGGACGTGGTCGGCACCGGCGCGCCGGATGCCGACCACGGACTCCTCGATCGCGCGGCGCCGGTCGATCCACCCTGCCGCCGCAGCGGCCTCGATCATCGCGTACTCGCCCGATACCTGGTAGGCGGAAATCGGGACGGACGACATCGCCGCCACGTCGGCCAGGACGTCGAGGTAGGACATGGCCGGCTTGACCATGACGACGTCGGCCCCCTCGGCGATGTCGATCGCGACCTCGCGCAGCGCCTCGCGGCGGTTCGCCGGGTCCATCTGGTAGGTGCGGCGGTCGCCCTCGAGGGTCGACTCGACCGCGTCGCGGAACGGGCCGTAGAACGCCGAGGCGTACTTCGCGGCGTAGGCGAGCACGGCGACGTCGAGGTGCCCGGCCTCATCGAGAGCGTCCCGCACGACGCCGACCTGGCCGTCCATCATGCCGCTGAGCCCGACGAGGTGGGCGCCCGCGTCGGCCTGGGCGAGGGCCATCTCGGCGTACCGGACGAGCGTCGCGTCGTTGTCGACGGCGCCCGTGGCGGTGAGCACGCCGCAGTGCCCGTGGTCGGTGAACTCGTCGAGGCACAGGTCGGCCTGCACGACGAGCGCGTCACCGACCTCGGCCACCACGTCGGCGATCGCCCGGTTGAGGATCCCGTCGGGGTCGGTGGCCTGCGTGCCGACCGCGTCGCGGACCAGCGGGACGCCGAACAGCATGAGCCCGCCCAGCCCCGCCTCGGCGGCCTCCGCGGCCGCCCGCCGCAGGCTGTCGCGGGTGTGCTGGACGACGCCCGGCATGGAGGCGATGGGTCGCGGCTCGGCCAGGCCCTCCCGCACGAAGACCGGCAGCACGAGCTCGGCCGGGTGCACCCGTGTCTGGGCGACGAGGCGCCGCATCGCGGGCGTGCTGCGCAGGCGACGCGGACGGATACGGCCGACACCCTCGGACGCGGGCCCGGACGGGCGCGCCGACGACGGGTCGGACGGGTGCTGCGGGTCGGCGGAGGTCACACGGGCTCCTCGGAGGACGGTGCGGGGGTGTCGGGTGCGGAGTCGTGCCGGGCGGTGGCCAGTGCCGTGCCCAGTGCCGTGACCAGGCCCTGCATCGTCTGCTCGGCGGCGACGGCGGCCACGGGCAGGCCGAGCCGCCGTGCCTCCGCGGCCGTCGACGGCCCGATGCAGACCAGCAGCGTGCCGGCCGGCGGCGTCCCGAGGTGGGCGGCCAGCTCGCGCACGGTCGAGGCGGACGTGAGCAGCGCGGCGTCGATCCTGCCCTCGCGCCAGTCGGCGACGACCTCGGCGGACGGCGGTGCCGCGGCGACCGTGCGGTACGCGACGACGTCGTCGACCTCCCAGCCGCGGGCGCGCAGGCCGTCGGCGAGCGTCGCCGAGGCGAGGTCCCCGCGCGGGAAGAGCACGCGTCCGGGACCGTCCGGCAGGGCCGGTTCGGCGGCGGTCACGCGGAGCAGTGCCTCGACGAGCAGCGCGGCGGTCGACCCGGTCGGCGGCACGAGGTCCACGCGCAGGCCGGCCTCCCGCAGCGCGCGGGCCGTGCCGGGGCCGACCGCGGCGACACGCGTGCCGGTGCGACGCACGAGCTCCTCGAGCGGGGCGTCGACGTCGACCGCACGGTCGACCAGCACGGGCACGGCGGCGGCGCTGGTGAGCACGAGCCAGGAGTACCACCCGGCGCCGAGCGCCAGCAGGGTGTCGTCGAGGTCGGTCGGGTCCTCCGGCAGGACGGTCTCGATGAGGGGCACGACGACCGCCTGCGCACCGGCCGCTCCGAGCGCGACCACGGCAGGGCTGGTCCCGGCGCTCGGGCGCGGGACGAGCACGCGCAGACCGGCGAGCGGTCCGCCGGCCCGTCGGTCGCTCGGGTCGCCGACCGGGTCACCGGGACGGCTGCCGGTCGGGTCGTCGGTCGGTCGGGAGGGCGTGGTCATCGGGTGGCGCCCAGCTCCGCGAGCTCGGCCGCGCCGGCGTCGAGCAGCTGCTCGGCGAGCGCACGCCCGAGCTGCTCGGCGGCGAGCGTGTCGGCCTGCGCCTCGGCGAGGGCGTCGGCGAGCGTGCCGGCTGCCGGCGACGCGCCGGCGACGGCCCCGAGGACCGTGGTCGACGACCGCCGCAGGGTCCGGGTGCCGTCGGTGCGCGCGACCACGGCGTCCAGGTGCAGGGTCCGTCCGTCGTCGTCGAGCCGGCCGAGGGCCCCGACGGGTGCCGCGCAGCCGGCCTCGAGCCGGGCGAGCAGGGCCCGCTCGGCGACGACGGCGAGCCGGGTCGGCCGGTGGTCGAGCGCCCGCAGCGCGCGGGCCAGGGGGGTCGTGCCGTCGGCGTCGGCGGTGCGCACCTCGACGGCCAGCGCTCCCTGCCCGGGCGCGGGGGCCATGACGTCGGGCTCGAAGGTCTCGGTCACCTGGTCGAGCCGTTCGAGGCGGGCGAGCCCGGCGCGGGCCAGCACGACCGCGTCGAGGTCGCCGGGCGCGACCCGGCGCAGGCGGGTGTCGACGTTGCCGCGGATGTCCACGACGTCCAGGTCAGGGCGGGCGGCCAGCAGCTGAGCGGCCCGTCGGGGAGAGCCGGTGCCGACCCGGGCGCCCGTGGGCAGGGTGGCGAGCGTGAGGCCGTCGCGGGCGCACAGCGCGTCGCGAGGGTCCTGCCGGAGCGGCACGGCTCCGAGCACGAGCCCGTCCGCGGGTCCGGTGGGCAGGTCCTTGAGCGAGTGCACGGCGAGGTCGCAGCGCCCGTCGAGGAGGGCGTCGCGCAGCGCGGTGACGAACACGCCCGTGCCGCCGAGGCTCGCCAGGGAACCGGTGAGCCGGTCGCCGTCGGTGCGCACGCGGACGGTCTCGACCGTGAGGCTCTCAGATCCGGGGTGCGCTGCGAGCGTGGCGAGCGCCTGGGCGACGTGGCCCGTCTGGGTCAGGGCGAGGATGCTCGCGCGGGTGCCGACACGCACGTGCTGGGGCATGGGGCTCAGTGTCCCTCTCGTCGGCGGGGAAGTCGAAAAGCGTGCGACGGGGCCGATGAAGTGCGCGTCCGACGGCATTCCGAGAATGTCGCGCCGTGCATTCTGTGGCCTTGTCGTGACGTGTTGTCAGAAAATGTCCGTCAGTCCTGCAGAGAACGCGCCGCAGCCCGCGCGGCGGGCACCACGGAAGCCAGGCCGTTGCCGTCGGCCCACGCCCCGCAGACCGCCACCCCCGGCAGGTCCGCGACAGCCGCACGCACCGCCGCGACCGCCTCCCGATGGGTCGCCGACGGCCGGGGGAGCGCCTGCGTCCAGCGCACCACCGCCGTCCCGACGACCTGCTCCGCGGTGAGCGGCACACCCAGCAGCACCGAGGCATCACGCACCGCCTGCTCGACGAGCACCGCGTCGTCGCCCTCACGCACAGGCACGGTCAGCGGGCTCTGCTCGCCGTCCTTCCGCCCGCCCGCACCCTGCCGGTTGTCCGCCCCCGCGCGGCCGTACGACAGGCGCACGACGTGTCGGTCGGCCGGCACGTCCCGACGCAGCCACGCCCACTTCGCGGTCGCGTGCGTCAGCGCCTTCGCCTGCACGTCCGTGGCGCCCGGGGCGACCAGCACCCCCGTGCCGCGCGGTGCCGCGTCCAGCGCCGGGCAGTCCACGACGAGCGTGACGAGCGTGACCCGCGCACCGTCGTCCGGCCGTGCGGCGCTCAGGTCCGCGACCCGGGCGGCCTGCAGCAGCTCGCCCGCCGCGGGCGTCGCCAGGACCAGGCGGGGCGTCTGCACCGTCGCGTCGTCCAGCAGCACGCGCGTCGACCCGTCGGGCTGCGGGGCCAGCGCCCGCACGCGCGACCGCGTCCGGACCTGACCGCCGTGCGCCTCGACGTCGGCCACCAGCGCGTCGACCATCCGGAACATGCCGCCGTCCACACCCTGCACGGCCGCACCCGCGGGCGCCGCCGCCCGCATGGCCTGCACGGCACGCGCCAACGAGCCGCGCGCCGCCGCCCGGGCGGCCTGCAGGCCCGGGGCCACCGCGTCGACCGCCAGGTCGTCCGGGTCCGCCGCGTGCACGCCGCCGACGATCGGTTGCACGAGCCGCTCGACGACACGACGACCCATGCGGGCGGTCACCAGCGCGCCGAGCGAGGCCGCGTCCTTGCCGACCGACGCCGGCAGCACCAGGTCGAGGGACGCGCGCAGCGCCCCGCCCAGACCCAGGGTGGCTCGCACGTCCGCGGCCCACGGGCGCGCCGGGATCCCCAGGACGCCCGTGCGCGGCAGCGGACCGTCCTTGCCCGGCAGGTGCGCCCAGGAGCCGACGGTTTGCGGCACGCGCAGCGCGTCGCCCAGCCCGAGCTCCTCGAGCAGGGCGGCCACCGCGCCGCCGCGGGTCGCGAACGACTCCGCACCCGCGTCCAGCCGCAGGCCCGCGACCTCGTGGCCGCGCACCGAGCCACCGGCCGCGTCCCGACCCTCGAGGACCAGGGTGGGAACGCCGGCGCGCACCAGCTCGCGGGCCGCGACGAGCCCGGCGACACCACCGCCGACGACCACCGCCCCCCACTGCTCGTCCGGCGAGGTGGAATCGGGGCGGGGCCGGCTGCGCCGGTCAGGGGTGGCCACGATCAGATCTCGTGCACGAGACGCGCGACGCGGGTCAGCACGTCCGGATCCGTGGTCGGCGGGACGCCGTGCCCCAGGTTCACCACGTGCGACGGTGCCTGCGCACCACGCGCGACGACATCCCGCACATGCGCCTCGAGCACCGGCCAGGGGGCCTCCAGCAGCGCGGGGTCGATGTTGCCCTGCAACGGCGTCCGCCCGCCCAGCCGGCGGTTCGCCTCGTCGAGCGGGAGCCGGTAGTCCACGCCGATCACGTCCGCCCCCACGTCGCGCATCGCGACCAGGAGCTCGCTCGTGCCCGTGCCGAAGTGCACCCGGCGCACGCCGTCGGCCGCCAGGTCCTCGACGTGCGACAACGCGCGCGCCGACGCCGGTGCGACGTGCGCGACGTAGTCGGCCAGGCCCAGCGACCCGGCCCACGAGTCGAACAGCTGCGTCGCGCTCGCACCGGCCAGCACCTGCGCCCGCAGGAACGCCCCCGTCACGTCGGCCGCCCACTCCGTGAGCGCCACCCACGTCTCGGGATCGGCGTGCATGAGCGTGCGGGCCGCCAGGTGGTCGCGCGACGGGCCGCCCTCGACCAGGTACGCGGCCAGCGTGAACGGCGCCCCCGCGAACCCGATGAGCGGCGTCGAGCCCAGCGCGGCGACCGTACGGGCCACGCCCTCGGCGACCGGTGCGAGCTGCTCCGCGGTCAGCGGCCCCAGGTCGCGCAGCCGGGCGACGTCCTCGGCCGTGCGCACCGCGGATCCCATCACCGGCCCGACCCCCGGCTTGATCTCCACGTCGACCCCCGCGAGCTTCAGCGGCACGACGATGTCGGAGAAGAAGATCGCCGCGTCCACGTCGTGCCGGCGCACCGGCTGCAGCGTGATCTCCGAGGCCAGCGCCGGGTCGAGGCAGGCCTCCAGCATCGCGGTGCCCTCGCGTGCCGCCCGGTACTCCGGCAGCGACCGCCCGGCCTGCCGCATGAACCACACGGGGCGCCGGGAGGATGCCCGTCCGGAATACGCGTCGACCAGCGGCGAATGGGTGGTGCGACCGTCGACGAGAGGGTGCGCGGAGGGCAGATTCACCCTGCGATTGTGCCGGACTTTTCCGAGGATGATTCAATCGCCCCGTGGTGCTGCTGAGTCTTGTCGCCAGTCACCACGACCTCGACCTCGGCGTGCTGGAACGGCTCCAGCAGGACGTGCACGCCGTCGGCCGCGAGCTCGTGGCGGCGACCGGGTACGTCACGGGTGCCGTCGTCCTGGCGACCTGCAACCGGTTCGAGCTGTACCTGGACGTCGACGACATCGAGCACGCGCCCCTCGCGACCGCCGCCGCCGCACAGACCGTGGCAGCCCGGTCCGGCTACACGACCGTCCAGGTCGGCACGCACCTGCACGCCCTCACGGGCACCGAGGCGAGCGTGCACCTGTTCGCCGTGGCCAGCGGCCTGGACTCGATGGTCGTCGGCGAGCGCGAGATCGCCGGGCAGGTGCGGCGTGCGCTGACCGGAGCGCGCCGCGACGGCACGACGACCTCGGGGCTCGAGGCGCTCTTCCAGGCGGCCTCCCGCACGTCCCGCACGGTCGAGGCGCGCACCGGGCTCGGGTCCACGGGACGCTCCGTGGTCGGCGTCGCGCTCGACCTCGCGGAGGACGACCTGCCCGACTGGTCCGCCGTGCGGTGCGTGCTCATCGGCACCGGCTCGTACGCCGGCGCGAGCCTGGCCGCGCTCAAGGCCCGCGGCTGCACCGACGTGCGCGTCTACTCCCCGAGCGGGCGCGCGGGTCCCTTCGCCGCGGCGCGCGGCGTGCACGCCCTGCCGCCGGGTGCCGACCTGCATGCCGAGCTGGCCGACGCCGACCTCGTGGTGGCCTGCAGCGGCGCGGCCGGTGCCGTGCTCGAGGTCGACGCGCTCGCGGCGGTCCGCACGGGGTCGTCGCGTCCGCTCACGGTCGTGGACCTCGCACTCAAGCACGACGTGGACCCGGGGGTGCGTGACCTGCCGGGCGTGCGCCTGGTGAGCCTGCAGACCGTGGCGGAGCATGCACCGGCCGAGCACGACGCGGTGCTGACCGCCCGGGACGTCGTGGCATCCGCGGCCGAGGAGTTCGAGGGCGACCGGCGCGTGCGCGAGTGGGACGCGGTGCTGGTCGCCGCGCGCACCCGGGTGCTCGGCGGTCTCGAGACGCGCCTGAGCAGCCTGCCCGAGCAGCTGCGCGACGAGGTGGCCGAGCGCGCGCTGCGGAGGCGGACGCGCACCCGCCTGCACGGTCCGACCGTGCGGGCCCGTGAGGCGGCACGCGCGGGCGACGCGATCGCCTACGCCCAGGCGTTGGCCGAGCTGTCGCAGATCCCGGTCCCGGAGGTCGACGGCCACGAGGTCGGCACCGCCTGACGTCCGGTCCCGGCCGCCGCACGGGCGTCGGGGCCGCGAACGGGCCCGGAGACACAGGTGCCGGGCCTGGTTCGGGGGGGAGGGAACCAGGCCCGGCAGTCCGGGGGGTCAGGCCGTCGCCGTGACCGAGGGGGGAAGCGCTCTCAGGTCGTCGCCCAAGAGGGGTCCTGCGGGAGGAGCGGCACCTGCGGTGCCGAGGGACCGGGCGCCCACGTGTGCGGGACGACCTGGTTGGTCTGGATGTCGGTCAGCTCGGCCGCGTAGACGATCGCCTCGTAGACGCCGGCCTCGACCTGCTCGAGCTGCAGCCGCTCGGCCCGCTCGATGTCGTCGCCCAGGTGCGAGATCCGCGCGACGACGTAGCGCTGCGCGTCCTGCCACTGGTCGACGACCCGCACGCTGAGTCCGTTCCACCGCGCGGTCAGGTCGAGCTCGAACAGCTCGGTGACGTCCTCACGGGCGACCCGGCGGAACCAGCGTCCGGTCGGCGACTGGTGGAAGCCGGTCTCGGCGAGCGGCGGGTTGGCCAGCGCGAGGACCACGGTGTGCCCGTTGTCGACGACGTCGGCCTCGAGGTAGGCGCCGTGCCACTTGGCGACCGGGCCCACGCATCGCGACAGCGACGCGAGCGCCGGCTGCGGTGCACCGAACTGCCCGACGACCCAACCCGTGCCGACGTCCACGTAGCGCGCCAGCAGCACCTGCGAGCCGTCGGCGAACACGCGGACGAGCTCGGCGCCCGGGGGGATGCGGGAGTGACGCAGCCACCACAACGGCACGATGTAACCGGGGACGTCGCGGTACTGCAGCTGAGGCGAGGAGTGGAACCGCAGCAGGTCGATCGAGCGATCGAACGGGCTGAACGGCGACCCGGGGTAACCCAGGCCGTGCACCTCGAACAGCTGGGACGGGGTCGTCGCGAAAGCGACGTCCTCGGCCCGCACCACATATCCGGCCACGCGGTCGTGGCCCGCGGTCAGGATCGCGCGGGTGAGCGACGGCGTGATCGCCTTCTGCATGAGCGTCACGTTGGCATCCTTGCCCGGGAATCGGAGGGGAACTCGGGGCGTGCTCAGTGGTACTGCAAGAAACGGACGATCCAGACGGATCGGTCACGATCATGCAGGGTGAGCAGGGCGGATGTCCAGAACCTCCGTTCGGCCGAATGGGGGAATCTCATGGGATTCTCATGAGACGCGCTGGACGCGCCGACGCCGCGCCGGTCGCATGACTCGGCCTCCCACGGATTCCCACCGCTGTCACAGACGCCCGCCACACGCCCCCCGGTGGGGCCCGCCGCAGCCCTCCGACCAGGGGCTCAGTCCTCCAGGCGGTCGACCAGGGCCGCTGCGATCCCCGTGTACGTCGCCGGCGTCAGGGCGCGCAGGCGGTCCGCGACGTCCTCCGGCAGACCCAGCCCGCCGATGAACTCGCGCATGTCGTCCGCGGTCAGCCGGCGCCCCCGGGTCAGCTCCTTCAGGCGCTCGTACGGGTTCTCCATGCCGGTGACGCCCGCGACGGCCGCGGCACGCATCGCCGACTGGACGGGCTCGCCGAGCACCTCCCAGTTCTCGTCGAGCTCGCGCGCCAGCATCGCCGCGTCCACGTCGAGCGCCTGAAGACCGCGACGCACGTTGTCGATCGCGAGCATCGAGTGACCGAAGGCCGGGCCGATGTTGCGCTGCGTCGTGGAATCCGTCAGGTCACGCTGCAGGCGGCTCGTCACGAGCGTGGCCGACAACGTGTCGAGAAGCGCGCACGAGAGCTCGAGGTTCGCCTCGGCGTTCTCGAAACGGATCGGGTTCACCTTGTGCGGCATGGTCGACGAACCCGTCGCACCCGCCACCGGGATCTGGATGAACACCCCGCGCGAGATGTACGTCCACACGTCGGTCGCCAGGTTGTGCAGGATGCGGTTGTAGCGCGCGACGTCCGCGTACAGCTCGGCCTGCCAGTCGTGCGACTCGATCTGCGTGGTCAGCGGGTTCCAGGTCAGGCCCAGGTGCTCGACGAACGTGCGCGAGACGGTCGGCCAGTCGGCGCCCGGAACGGCGACCACGTGCGCGCCGAACGTGCCGGTCGCCCCGTTGATCTTGCCGAGGAACTCGTCGCCCGCGATCCGCGCGAGCTGACGACGCAGCCGGTAGGCGAGCACCGCCAGCTCCTTGCCGAGCGTCGTCGGCGTGGCCGGCTGCCCGTGCGTCAGGGCGAGCATCGGCTGCTGCGCGTGCTCGTGCGCGAGCGCAGCGACCTGGTCGGCGAGCGCCGTGGCCGCGGGCAGCCACACCTCACGGACCGCACCGCGGACCATCAGCGCGTACGACAGGTTGTTGACGTCCTCGCTCGTGCACGCGAAGTGCACCAGCTCGCCCACGCCGGCCAGCACGGTGTCGGAGCCCAGGACGTCGGGCGCCGCGGCCAGACGCCGCTTGAGGAAGTACTCCACGGCCTTCACGTCGTGCACCGTGGTCCGCTCGATCTCGGCCAGCTCGGCGATCTCGTCCGGGCCGAACGTCGCGACGACCTCGCGCAGGTACGCGCGCTCCTCCTGCGACAGCACGGGGGCGCCCGGCACGACGTGGTGCGACGTCAGGTGGATGAGCCACTCGACCTCGACGTGCACGCGCATCCGGTTGAGCGCGGCCTCCGACAGGTGATCCACCAGCGGGGCGACGGCGGCGCGGTACCGGCCGTCCAGCGGCCCGAGGGCGATCGGCGGGAACACGTCGGCCAGGGGTACGCGCACGGGGGACGTCATGGCGCCCATCATCGCGCACGGGCGCCTGCCGGTCCGGTCGACGTCCGGCACGTCCTCGCGCGGCACGGTGCAGGGGAGGCGCCGGCGAGGTGCAGGTCACGGGCCGATCGGGTGTCGCCACCAGGGGCGTCCTCGTGGGTAGCCTGGCCGACCAGGTGCATGACCCGACGCCGGACGAGGCGAGGACCAGGCGAGGAGAGCCGTGACCAGCACGTCGGTGAGCGATCCTGCGCGTTCGGCGCCCTCCCGACCCGCCCCCGGCAGGCCGCTGCCGACGCGGGGCGGCGTGCCGGTGCTCGCCGCCCTGGTCGCCCTCGTGGTGCTCGCCGCCGGGCTGGCCGGCCCGTGGCGGATCGGGGTGCGGGACGTCGACGTGGAGATCCCGCGCGTGCAGATGACGGCCGGGACGCCGCCGCCGGTCGTGGAGGAGGACCCGCCGCCGCCCTCCGACCTCGGCGAACCGCCGGTGGGGATCGGCTGGATCACGGTCCTGGTGACCGTCATGGCAGCGCTCCTGCTCGTCTACCTGCTGCTGCGGGTCGCGCGTCGGCTGAGGC
Coding sequences within:
- the hemC gene encoding hydroxymethylbilane synthase: MPQHVRVGTRASILALTQTGHVAQALATLAAHPGSESLTVETVRVRTDGDRLTGSLASLGGTGVFVTALRDALLDGRCDLAVHSLKDLPTGPADGLVLGAVPLRQDPRDALCARDGLTLATLPTGARVGTGSPRRAAQLLAARPDLDVVDIRGNVDTRLRRVAPGDLDAVVLARAGLARLERLDQVTETFEPDVMAPAPGQGALAVEVRTADADGTTPLARALRALDHRPTRLAVVAERALLARLEAGCAAPVGALGRLDDDGRTLHLDAVVARTDGTRTLRRSSTTVLGAVAGASPAAGTLADALAEAQADTLAAEQLGRALAEQLLDAGAAELAELGATR
- a CDS encoding glutamyl-tRNA reductase — translated: MVLLSLVASHHDLDLGVLERLQQDVHAVGRELVAATGYVTGAVVLATCNRFELYLDVDDIEHAPLATAAAAQTVAARSGYTTVQVGTHLHALTGTEASVHLFAVASGLDSMVVGEREIAGQVRRALTGARRDGTTTSGLEALFQAASRTSRTVEARTGLGSTGRSVVGVALDLAEDDLPDWSAVRCVLIGTGSYAGASLAALKARGCTDVRVYSPSGRAGPFAAARGVHALPPGADLHAELADADLVVACSGAAGAVLEVDALAAVRTGSSRPLTVVDLALKHDVDPGVRDLPGVRLVSLQTVAEHAPAEHDAVLTARDVVASAAEEFEGDRRVREWDAVLVAARTRVLGGLETRLSSLPEQLRDEVAERALRRRTRTRLHGPTVRAREAARAGDAIAYAQALAELSQIPVPEVDGHEVGTA
- the purB gene encoding adenylosuccinate lyase, with product MTSPVRVPLADVFPPIALGPLDGRYRAAVAPLVDHLSEAALNRMRVHVEVEWLIHLTSHHVVPGAPVLSQEERAYLREVVATFGPDEIAELAEIERTTVHDVKAVEYFLKRRLAAAPDVLGSDTVLAGVGELVHFACTSEDVNNLSYALMVRGAVREVWLPAATALADQVAALAHEHAQQPMLALTHGQPATPTTLGKELAVLAYRLRRQLARIAGDEFLGKINGATGTFGAHVVAVPGADWPTVSRTFVEHLGLTWNPLTTQIESHDWQAELYADVARYNRILHNLATDVWTYISRGVFIQIPVAGATGSSTMPHKVNPIRFENAEANLELSCALLDTLSATLVTSRLQRDLTDSTTQRNIGPAFGHSMLAIDNVRRGLQALDVDAAMLARELDENWEVLGEPVQSAMRAAAVAGVTGMENPYERLKELTRGRRLTADDMREFIGGLGLPEDVADRLRALTPATYTGIAAALVDRLED
- the hemL gene encoding glutamate-1-semialdehyde 2,1-aminomutase; the protein is MDGRTTTSEDAFRQAQGVIPGGVNSPVRAFGSVGGTPRFLASALGAYVTDVDGHEYVDLVGSWGPALLGHGHPVVLDAVHEAVSRGLSFGAPTVTEGELAEEIRRRVPAAHRVRLVSTGTEATMTALRLARGFTGRDLVLKFAGCYHGHVDALLVAAGSGLATLALPGSAGVSAAVAAETIVVPYNDLDAVAAAFAEHGERIAAVITEAAPANMGVVPPLPGFNGEVRRIAHEHGALFVQDEVLTGFRVGPAGWWGFEGQAEGWEPDLLTFGKVIGGGLPVAAVAGRVDVMEQLAPLGPVYQAGTLSGNPVATAAGLATLRLADDAVYARVDAASAQLRSAVSQALAAASVPHAIQWAGSLFSIMFGAEAAAQGARDYAAVQATESWRYAPFFHALLEAGVSAPPSAFEAWFVSAAHDDEAVGRIVDALPAAAAAAASAQAPQD
- a CDS encoding protoporphyrinogen/coproporphyrinogen oxidase; this encodes MATPDRRSRPRPDSTSPDEQWGAVVVGGGVAGLVAARELVRAGVPTLVLEGRDAAGGSVRGHEVAGLRLDAGAESFATRGGAVAALLEELGLGDALRVPQTVGSWAHLPGKDGPLPRTGVLGIPARPWAADVRATLGLGGALRASLDLVLPASVGKDAASLGALVTARMGRRVVERLVQPIVGGVHAADPDDLAVDAVAPGLQAARAAARGSLARAVQAMRAAAPAGAAVQGVDGGMFRMVDALVADVEAHGGQVRTRSRVRALAPQPDGSTRVLLDDATVQTPRLVLATPAAGELLQAARVADLSAARPDDGARVTLVTLVVDCPALDAAPRGTGVLVAPGATDVQAKALTHATAKWAWLRRDVPADRHVVRLSYGRAGADNRQGAGGRKDGEQSPLTVPVREGDDAVLVEQAVRDASVLLGVPLTAEQVVGTAVVRWTQALPRPSATHREAVAAVRAAVADLPGVAVCGAWADGNGLASVVPAARAAARSLQD
- the hemE gene encoding uroporphyrinogen decarboxylase, which produces MNLPSAHPLVDGRTTHSPLVDAYSGRASSRRPVWFMRQAGRSLPEYRAAREGTAMLEACLDPALASEITLQPVRRHDVDAAIFFSDIVVPLKLAGVDVEIKPGVGPVMGSAVRTAEDVARLRDLGPLTAEQLAPVAEGVARTVAALGSTPLIGFAGAPFTLAAYLVEGGPSRDHLAARTLMHADPETWVALTEWAADVTGAFLRAQVLAGASATQLFDSWAGSLGLADYVAHVAPASARALSHVEDLAADGVRRVHFGTGTSELLVAMRDVGADVIGVDYRLPLDEANRRLGGRTPLQGNIDPALLEAPWPVLEAHVRDVVARGAQAPSHVVNLGHGVPPTTDPDVLTRVARLVHEI
- the hemB gene encoding porphobilinogen synthase, which produces MRPRRLRSTPAMRRLVAQTRVHPAELVLPVFVREGLAEPRPIASMPGVVQHTRDSLRRAAAEAAEAGLGGLMLFGVPLVRDAVGTQATDPDGILNRAIADVVAEVGDALVVQADLCLDEFTDHGHCGVLTATGAVDNDATLVRYAEMALAQADAGAHLVGLSGMMDGQVGVVRDALDEAGHLDVAVLAYAAKYASAFYGPFRDAVESTLEGDRRTYQMDPANRREALREVAIDIAEGADVVMVKPAMSYLDVLADVAAMSSVPISAYQVSGEYAMIEAAAAAGWIDRRRAIEESVVGIRRAGADHVLTYWATELAGWLAEEKR
- a CDS encoding uroporphyrinogen-III synthase, translated to MTTPSRPTDDPTGSRPGDPVGDPSDRRAGGPLAGLRVLVPRPSAGTSPAVVALGAAGAQAVVVPLIETVLPEDPTDLDDTLLALGAGWYSWLVLTSAAAVPVLVDRAVDVDAPLEELVRRTGTRVAAVGPGTARALREAGLRVDLVPPTGSTAALLVEALLRVTAAEPALPDGPGRVLFPRGDLASATLADGLRARGWEVDDVVAYRTVAAAPPSAEVVADWREGRIDAALLTSASTVRELAAHLGTPPAGTLLVCIGPSTAAEARRLGLPVAAVAAEQTMQGLVTALGTALATARHDSAPDTPAPSSEEPV